Proteins co-encoded in one Candidatus Moraniibacteriota bacterium genomic window:
- a CDS encoding glycosyltransferase family 2 protein: protein MDVSFIIINYRSRNFLENCIKSIFKYATNFSFEVIIINNDREALEKILDSYDLKIVENNLNKGFSHASNLGAEKATGKILFFLNADTELTDYNIIDIKNSFNDPLIGAAAPKLILPNGHPQSWGAGYEITFWDIIKNNLGYIKSKAVWFKQEISEVDWASGAALAVSKEVFEKCHGFDENFFMYFEDVDLCRRIRNMGKKIILFPNAHVIHNGGQSKLNAKKQKEQYYLSQDYYFKKNFGTIYYFMIRTIRSIFLFFIG, encoded by the coding sequence ATGGATGTCTCTTTTATTATTATTAATTATAGGAGCAGGAATTTTTTAGAAAATTGTATAAAATCCATATTTAAATATGCCACAAATTTTTCCTTTGAGGTTATTATAATAAACAACGATAGAGAAGCATTAGAAAAAATCTTAGATTCATATGATTTAAAAATAGTGGAAAATAATTTAAACAAGGGCTTTTCTCACGCTTCAAATCTGGGAGCTGAAAAAGCGACAGGCAAAATATTGTTTTTTTTAAACGCTGATACTGAACTCACGGATTATAACATCATTGACATTAAGAATTCTTTCAATGATCCACTTATTGGTGCAGCTGCGCCAAAGCTAATATTGCCGAATGGGCATCCTCAGTCTTGGGGGGCTGGTTATGAAATAACTTTTTGGGATATCATTAAAAACAATTTAGGATACATAAAAAGCAAAGCTGTTTGGTTTAAACAAGAAATCAGTGAGGTTGATTGGGCAAGTGGAGCTGCTTTAGCTGTTTCAAAAGAAGTTTTTGAAAAATGCCATGGGTTTGATGAAAATTTTTTCATGTATTTCGAAGATGTTGATTTGTGCAGACGCATAAGAAATATGGGCAAAAAAATTATACTTTTCCCAAATGCCCATGTTATCCATAATGGCGGCCAAAGTAAATTAAATGCAAAAAAACAAAAGGAACAATACTATCTGTCACAGGATTACTATTTTAAAAAGAACTTTGGCACGATTTATTATTTCATGATAAGGACAATCAGAAGTATTTTTTTATTTTTTATAGGATAA